A genome region from Eremothecium cymbalariae DBVPG#7215 chromosome 4, complete sequence includes the following:
- the RGA2 gene encoding GTPase-activating protein RGA2 (similar to Ashbya gossypii ACR205W), which translates to MSVSQRESVVSATTTGSITHKSSVPTCTRCNLSITSGHAYELGSDRWHTHCFTCYKCDKKLTCDSDFLVLGTGTLICFACSDSCKGCNKKIDDLAIILSSSNEAYCSDCFKCYKCGKKIEDLRYAKTRKGLFCIGCHEQLMAKRKYAEEKRRRLRKELPTVPSQTSLSGHLYGLEQESPTKIPPAKSAHRQISPLRNVEHARARSRRGSSASENVAVVGDSHKTSDKNIRLTSSSGLSKPSPLERSKSSQCLATPSVVEVNSNLALLGKPVVDTKEKPVKSTSWSVVAQFLEDDDEEQQVQHHNQDDDDDDDDDDDENDDDDTSDYSKSRPPTTISAISSSEKLSTISTVRMTDNTKIHTPKNEIPMTEHPLPLSPSSAGSNFMNKIQLSTQQQPSSPQANSGVETPKRQHSRNLSVDDVLQRTLTKDDYESANTSTNGLELPVDKSKKFLLNRTPLRNMEDPQMSRSPVSHRRGIIMSESGDFINELLSSPTSLELMSRNSGSNNQTDITELQSSPMPGMKDVGNLSESLPNYKNFKVSVAPGLSTKMDLDCSPSPLSSNNFMVHSSSSSNSLDPKHGRCLSGNNGNTNGGSVSSKVGSKLARSASVRSKVASLIHGKKNTTPTRTPQHETGVFETHTGWGVSSIPQQQQQQQQTLKPQNNRKLPPHGRGRSDSTIYSQLSPNVSAIPSFDHQRSYSGNVVAANVAINTTPPLSSHGSPYSENLLAERKIGDQTRFSNRELFPSDNRSLTNEEFLKRDLISEELQLRQIRLEVNDLQHTKAQLMIDVDQLRKLKDHLQGKIDQLNSERKGFHATTASSESLEEVQEAIVKQVVTATTSSNVKPRFWKLFGGKPSSTTTSNSNSATSSSGQNVSTGSPLTVGISHPVLQNPNEFDEWNLKSVNSGSELYGSTLVSRVAYEATDIPMIIKTCMRHIESKVVYLTSEGIYRKSGSQLLIEQIENEFSQWKPNTPLPDRLNESLNQDIHAVSGVLKRYLRKLPNPLFTFEIYEALMSFVRDQKLCTTLSLKNPRASPIYPSLIDKLVVILKTLPPEHLRVLKVICQHINRVVQYQDVNLMNINNLALVFAPGMIRDYTGEKDISDMKERNYLVGFIFTTYEDIFREDANQQT; encoded by the coding sequence ATGTCAGTATCTCAGCGGGAAAGTGTTGTTTCAGCGACGACTACGGGGTCTATTACTCACAAGAGCTCAGTTCCTACTTGTACTAGGTGTAATCTTTCTATTACAAGTGGGCATGCTTATGAGCTTGGGAGTGATCGGTGGCATACGCATTGTTTTACATGTTATAAATGCGATAAAAAATTGACATGCGACTCAGATTTTTTGGTGCTTGGTACTGGTACGTTGATATGTTTTGCGTGCTCGGATTCTTGTAAAGGATGTAATAAGAAGATAGATGATCTTGCCATTATTCTTTCGTCTTCTAATGAGGCTTATTGTTCGGACTGCTTCAAGTGCTACAAATGTGGGAAGAAGATAGAGGATTTGCGATATGCCAAAACGAGGAAAGGTCTGTTTTGTATAGGTTGCCATGAGCAACTGATGGCCAAGCGAAAGTATGCTGAGGAGAAGCGAAGACGTTTGCGAAAGGAGCTGCCTACTGTTCCAAGTCAGACATCATTGTCCGGACATTTGTACGGTTTGGAGCAGGAAAGCCCGACCAAGATTCCGCCTGCTAAATCTGCCCACAGGCAGATTTCTCCACTGCGGAATGTTGAACATGCGCGTGCTCGGAGTCGTAGAGgttcttctgcttctgaGAATGTTGCTGTGGTAGGCGATAGTCATAAAACAAGTGACAAAAATATCCGATTAACCTCTTCGAGCGGTCTTTCCAAGCCGAGTCCCTTAGAAAGAAGTAAATCTTCGCAATGTTTGGCTACTCCGTCGGTTGTAGAAGTTAATTCCAATCTGGCCTTGCTTGGGAAGCCTGTTGTGGATACTAAAGAAAAACCAGTTAAATCGACTTCGTGGTCTGTGGTTGCAcaatttttggaagatgatgacgagGAACAACAAGTACAACACCACAACcaagatgatgacgatgatgatgacgacgatgatgatgagaacGACGACGATGACACGAGTGATTACTCAAAATCCAGACCGCCAACTACAATAAGTGCTATCTCTAGCTCAGAAAAACTCTCAACTATTTCAACAGTTCGTATGACGGACAATACAAAAATCCATACTCCAAAGAATGAAATTCCAATGACCGAACACCCGTTGCCACTTAGTCCGTCGTCTGCAGGAAGTAACTTTATGAATAAAATACAGCTGTCCAcccagcagcagccttCATCACCCCAAGCAAATTCAGGTGTGGAAACTCCAAAGAGGCAACATTCTAGAAATCTTTCAGTGGATGATGTGTTACAGAGGACTTTAACTAAGGACGATTATGAAAGTGCAAATACATCTACTAACGGTCTCGAACTACCGGTAGATAAATCTAAAAAATTTCTACTGAATAGAACACCACTGAGAAATATGGAAGATCCTCAGATGAGCAGATCTCCTGTTTCTCACAGAAGGGGTATAATAATGTCCGAAAGTGGGGACTTTATCAATGAACTTTTGTCTAGTCCTACCTCTTTAGAATTGATGTCAAGAAATTCTGGATCGAATAACCAGACTGATATTACAGAACTTCAATCTTCTCCTATGCCTGGTATGAAAGATGTTGGAAATCTATCGGAATCGCTTCCCaattataaaaactttaaagTATCAGTCGCACCTGGACTTTCCACTAAGATGGATCTTGATTGTTCACCTTCACCGCTTAGTTCCAATAACTTTATGGTccattcttcatcttcatccaacTCTTTAGACCCAAAACATGGAAGATGCTTAAGCGGCAATAACGGGAATACTAACGGTGGATCCGTTAGTAGTAAAGTCGGATCTAAGTTGGCGAGGTCAGCATCTGTCAGATCTAAAGTTGCAAGTTTAATCCatggaaagaaaaacacTACGCCTACAAGAACTCCACAACATGAAACGGGAGTGTTTGAAACGCATACGGGTTGGGGGGTTTCATCAATtccacagcagcagcaacagcaacaacagaCACTTAAGCCACAGAATAATCGGAAGTTACCTCCGCATGGTCGAGGCCGAAGTGATTCCACAATATATAGTCAACTGTCTCCGAATGTATCAGCAATACCATCGTTTGATCACCAAAGATCTTATAGCGGGAATGTAGTTGCAGCTAATGTTGCCATTAATACGACCCCACCTTTAAGTTCTCATGGTTCACCGTATTCTGAAAATCTTTTAGCAGAAAGGAAAATTGGGGATCAGACTCGTTTTTCTAATAGAGAACTATTTCCCAGTGATAATAGATCTCTTACAAATGAGGAATTTCTGAAACGAGATTTAATTAGTGAAGAGCTCCAGTTGCGTCAAATTCGGCTGGAAGTTAATGATTTGCAGCATACCAAAGCGCAATTGATGATAGATGTTGATCAATTAAGGAAACTCAAAGATCATCTGCAAGGAAAGATTGATCAACTAAACTCTGAAAGAAAGGGCTTTCATGCGACGACAGCATCTTCAGAATCATTAGAAGAGGTTCAAGAAGCTATTGTCAAACAGGTTGTTACCGCAActacttcttcaaatgttAAACCAAGGTTTTGGAAGCTTTTTGGGGGTAAGCCATCGTCTACTACTACTTCTAACAGTAATAGTGCGACCTCCAGTTCAGGTCAAAATGTATCAACCGGCTCTCCATTGACTGTTGGTATCTCTCATCCGGTTTTGCAAAATCCaaatgaatttgatgaatGGAATTTAAAGTCCGTAAATAGTGGTTCTGAGTTGTATGGTTCAACATTAGTGTCCCGTGTCGCCTATGAAGCTACAGATATTCCCATGATTATCAAAACTTGTATGCGTCATATAGAGTCCAAGGTGGTGTACTTAACGAGCGAAGGTATATACCGTAAATCTGGCTCCCAATTGTTAATCGAACAAATCGAAAATGAATTTTCTCAGTGGAAACCAAATACACCTTTGCCGGACCGCTTGAACGAATCATTGAACCAAGATATTCACGCTGTTAGTGGCGTACTAAAACGCTATCTAAGAAAATTACCGAATCCCCTGTTTACCTTTGAGATCTATGAAGCATTGATGAGCTTTGTTAGAGACCAGAAACTATGTACGACACTGTCATTAAAGAATCCGAGGGCTAGTCCTATCTATCCATCTCTTATCGACAAACTTGTCGTCATTTTGAAGACCCTACCACCAGAACACTTGAGAGTATTGAAAGTCATTTGCCAGCATATAAACCGCGTGGTCCAGTACCAAGATGTTAACCTAATGAACATAAATAACTTAGCATTGGTATTTGCACCTGGAATGATTAGGGATTATACTGGCGAAAAGGACATTAGTGATATGAAGGAGCGCAATTATTTGGttggttttattttcaCAACCTACGAAGACATTTTCCGAGAAGATGCAAACCAACAAACTTGA